One window of Papaver somniferum cultivar HN1 chromosome 9, ASM357369v1, whole genome shotgun sequence genomic DNA carries:
- the LOC113310859 gene encoding uncharacterized protein LOC113310859 has protein sequence MLSHVRAPNEIIVQPPGQHVAIRQSTNSTQEDPVIPYRGLKADVKIDNPSSVEKDQQSASLLWLESGTADNFTTIQAGWMVAPTIFGDSGTHLFALWRDGPENGCVNLQCTGFIQVSGSTYVGMRFEHVSEYGNPDMLAVTIFVHQDAKTGNWWLTVHGSETADVGYWPQEVVPYLRSGVQYVAWGGLSQISSRNYQKPPNGKWSVPRWGYNQGFSHVEPSVCRPELRLAVSNRLFLP, from the exons ATGCTCAGCCATGTGCGTGCTCCTAATGAAATAATTGTCCAACCTCCTGGTCAACAT GTGGCAATTCGTCAATCCACCAACTCTACACAGGAAGATCCTGTAATTCCATATCGGGGACTTAAAGCGGATGTTAAGATAGACAATCCATCATCCGTGGAGAAGGATCAGCAAAGCGCTAGTCTACTGTGGCTTGAATCCGGAACAGCCGATAATTTCACGACCATACAAGCCGGATGGATG GTGGCGCCAACAATTTTCGGTGACTCTGGTACTCATCTTTTCGCATTATGGAGA GATGGACCGGAAAATGGGTGCGTCAATTTGCAATGCACAGGCTTTATACAAGTAAGCGGTTCCACTTATGTTGGTATGCGCTTTGAGCATGTATCTGAATATGGTAACCCAGATATGCTTGCGGTAACAATTTTCGTCCACCAG GATGCTAAAACGGGGAATTGGTGGTTGACCGTTCATGGAAGTGAGACAGCTGATGTTGGTTACTGGCCGCAGGAGGTGGTACCTTACCTACGTTCAGGAGTTCAGTACGTTGCATGGGGAGGGCTAAGTCAGATTTCCTCCCGAAACTACCAAAAGCCCCCCAATGGGAAATGGTCAGTTCCCAGATGGGGATATAACCAAGGTTTCAGCCATGTGGAACCTTCAGTATGTCGACCAGAATTACGACTTGCAGTTTCCAATAGATTATTTCTTCCATGA